The Osmia bicornis bicornis unplaced genomic scaffold, iOsmBic2.1, whole genome shotgun sequence genome segment GGAAGTGGATAATTATCGCGAGCAAGGACCTTGTTCAACGTTCGATAGTCCACACACATGCGGAGctctccatttttctttttaccaaGACAATCGGTGACGCGTATTCAGAATCGCTTGCTCTAATAACTCCTTTGTTTAATAATCCATCTAACATCTTTCTTAATTGTTCTTTTTCAGCGTAGGAAATTCGTCGTGGTGAAGTGTGAAAAGGtttgttttcatttaaaaCTAATTTCAATTCGGCATTAACGCGGGGTAATGTTGGACGCGGTGGTTGCAaatacttttgtttaaacatttttttgaatttttcgcgCTCATCATAAGTTACTCCGGTACTAATGTTTAACGAATCTACCACGTCATCCTCCATCGGACTTGCAAGAATgttcaaaatttctaaaacaGCATCATTTTCGATTCTGATTTTGCCAATGtgattttaaatgatttaagTGCATCTCGGCCTAGTACCACCGCCGTGGACATTGTTTGATCTGGTACAACcaaaagtaaatatttttacaagtaTTATCAAGTACAACCGCAGCGTGTACTGTGCCTATCGGATTTAATGGTGACTTGTTAATCCCTACGAATCGGTTGCGCATGCTATCATCTACTTTATCTATTTCGCAAGGAACAAATGATTCTTTTATAAAACTTACTGGACTCCCGGTATCGAACAAGGTGTGTAGCCTTACTTCTAAATTGTTCATTACGAAGCTAATATTCCGGTGAAATTCGTCTCCTTGTAACGGGAGCTTCTGCACGCAGGTAATTTGGGGCTTCTCTCTCTTGGGGCAGGTAGGCAGCAGGTGACCCATTTCTCCGCAGCCAAAACAAGAACCCTTTGCCCTCTTCGGTAGGCGACAATCCTGTGACCAATGACCCATCCTGTTACAATTGTAGCAGCGTGCCAGTGCTACCTGCTCCGTTGACTTCCTCGTCATCGCTGGCTCCATTGTTCTTGGTCGAGACGTTGACGTACCTGGCGTCGCCAGACTCTTCGTGGTGGATTGCAACTTGATTTTATGAAAAGCTTCTAACAACGCCGGTGCCGTTTTAAAGTTGCACATGCGTGCTTGGTTCCGCAGATTGACGTCCGAAATTCCGTCTATTATGGAATCAACAATTTCTTCATTGTCAACTGGTACACGGTTAGCTAAAATTAGCTTTTCGTGGAAATACTCGCTAAAATTTTCTGCGTTGACCCATcttctattttcaaattttcggCGAGCCTCTAACCGGCTTTCTCGATGTCCAAACATTAATTCCATGCGTCCTAAAAGTTCATCGGTTCTGATTTCCAAATGCTCCGTTTTAGATTGAAACCAGCTCAACGCTTTTCCTTTTAGTTTTGACCCAATCAGGATTTTCGTTAAATTTTCGTCCAACTCATACGTGGAAATTAGCAGTTGTAGTTGCTTTTTCCAATTTTGGAAAGAATCTTCAGCTCCACTAAATTCTCCTAACAGCTCACCAATCGCCTTCACGCTCGGACCAACTCTTCTTCCAGTTTCCAAACTGGAACCCGGAGAACTTCGCAACATTTGGTTTTCACGCCGAAGCACCTGTAACTCCCTTTGCATGAGTTCTTGCTCTCGACGCATTAGTTCCATCTCCATACGTAGAAGACGATCAGAAGGGGTTTCTGCTGATGCATCTTGCATAGACGGTGCCTCTGGCTGGGGGATGCTTGCCTGCGGCTGTATCTCGTCCTCTCTAACCGTGGTATTGCCCTCTGCGGCCGCCTCTCCACCTTTTTTCGAACGTGGGGTTACGTCAACCTCCCATGCTCGATCCGGAAAGTTCTCATCAAGGCGCTGCACTAATTCGGCTTTGTTGCCTGTCGTTGACAAACCACGTTGACGCAGTATCTCCTTCAAATCAGATAGAAGGAAATCGCGTTGACTTCTTCCCACTGAATGTGACATGGTAAAGTCACCTCGAATTTATAAAAACGCCACTGATATAATCACCAGGAAGGTCAAATACAGTGTCGCACAGACACTTCAGAAAACGTCAcacagaaattaaaaaaaaaattgttacacAGAAAAAACTGTCACACagaaacgaaacaaaaatTGTCACACAGAATCGTAAAAATTGTCACACAGAAAATTAATCACAAAGAACCTCGCGAAGAGAGTCACACAGAATATGAACGGCACTGTCGATTACACAATTTCCACGGACCTTTCCGTTTTGGATCCTTGATCCCACTTCTGAATTTGTAAGggtgtttaaataaaagtcCAAGAGTCaggatatatttttaatacgcGTTCTCACACTCTCCACTTCTAATCGTTACATGCAGTCAAATCCGCTATTACTTTCCTTCTGCCTTCTGCGCTCTTTTCCCGTTCCTTAAAAGGAAGGTCCGCGCCCCACTTTTTCTGGAAAAACCCTTAACCTTCCGCTTTCCGAGGCCTGGTCGTCATCGCCGTGCGAGGGGGTGAGGACGATCAGGCCCTTGCCAATTCCCGTCGTCATAAGGGCCCCAGATGTTTTACGACGGTACCTAACGGGACTCTGGACAACGTCGCTGTCCCAACACGGGCTCTTACAGTTGTATGAAAATCGTACTTACCAAAATTGGAATGAAAGTCTTCTATGTATCAGTATCAGTCGCTAACATCAGTATCAGACATGTCCACATCACTGCCAATAGTAGGCATTTCCAGAGTATCTTGGGAGAAGCGATCCATATTCATGTATGTACTTCTGCTCAATGCCAATGGTGTGACGTATACAATTTTTCCACATCTCCGATGTTACTCCTTCTATTCTTTCCGTTAACGGTTGTTTTACCTGTGGCATATTATATTCAGCATTCCTGGATTTAACGTAATTCTTCACTGATGCCCACGCAAGCTCAATGGGGTTGAGTTCGCAGTGGTACGGCGGCAGgcgtataattattttattatgctCTCTGGCATATTCATCGACCACGTATTTTTGTTCTGTTTGCACTGAGCGTGCCGTTTGGAGTAATGTGCTCCTGGTACAAGTATCAGGCACATGATGGCCTTTTGATACAAGCCACTCCTTTAATTGCTGTTTTCTCCACGTCGATGACGGTCTCATCTCTAATTCTCGGCTGTGGTATGGCGCATTGTCCATAATCACCCCAacattttctttcaataaGGGCTCGATCGTGCAAAACCACTCGAAGAACGTATTTCCGTTCATTTCGTCGTGGTAATATGCTGTGTTGGTCTTCGATTCAAAACACAGCAGTCCCCCAGGTAAAAAACCATCGGCTAACCCAATGTGTAGCACGATAAGCCTTTTCCCCCTTCCTGTGGGAGCTGGTGCACCAGTAGACAGTCCTTGCCGCCTCGCGTCTTAGGCTatgtgaacctggcacccgacttttaaaaaattaacttttttttcataaaacggtagtatatcgtttgtagttgattgtagtaaaaatattttcgtttgtagttgcatcaattaataaataaacaaaattgaaaaattgaccagcacccgacattgagatatttcaaatcggTTTTTTGCATGTGATAGaaaatcgtttgtagttgtttgtagtgaaaaaagtttcgtttgtagttgaatagtttaaaagttgtaggtgattgtttatacccatcagccaacttcgtcaatttttaatatttttcaaatccgtCTTTTCCAACTTGTTTGGAATGGTTTCTAGGTGTTTGCAGTGACTGTATTGGATACTTGggcataaaataaaatatggaTATTATGTTTCTGCAGAAGTGTTCGCGCAGTGGCTTTCATGACACGTTCTTTCAAATCATTATGAATTTCCCACTTACCAGTAATTCGTTTAATGATCGCGAAGTAATGAGCATCAATGTAGATAATCGCGGAAAcaaatttatatgtataattatcgTAAACCAGCTTTTTTGGTATTTCCTCAACTGTAAATTGTTTTCCGCAATTGGGATAATTCAATCGAGCTGAAAGCAAAGCGTTTCCAACATCTTCGATGTTAAGCACCATGTGTTTGCCTGCCGAATGAATTTTCGTAATATTGGTACTTTTGCATCGTGAACACATGTTTGTGTGACTTGGTTTACAAGCTTCATTTACGGCTTCTTGTAGACCTGCCAGGCCGCATCCATATATAAAGGCTGGGTTAAGATGTAATACCGGCGTAATGATTGACTCTTCTATTAAACAATTAGTGCATCGAACGGTTGTTTCAAGAGACGGCACATCAcgaagaataaatatttcctgcagatatgaaatattaatcgaGCAATTCATTATTCCATCTTTTATTGCTTTAGTGGCACTTAAGATACGTCCTCGttctttatataattttgtcgaCACACCCATCGTTGACAGTGTCTGAATAAATGTAGATATGTAGATGTTACTTTTTGCAAGATACTCGGAATATGTTTGGAAATCATGATAAGCAACTAAAATGCTTTGAATAGTAGAATCGAACGCATATGTGTTGCGTACGCTAACGATCTGTTTACCGATATTTATTGGTTTTAAAGAATTTCCATTTACAAGCATCGGTACCACTGGGGTAAATTTTGGCCGTTTGTGAATAATCTCGATATCAGGACATGCGGTGAGATATTTACCTCGTTTGTTCGCTCTAtctgatatttttgatttaattGGATTTGTCTTTTTATCAAAACCTTTCCAATTTTCGGTCTCGTTAAGAAAGGATGTTTCCGAGGGAACAGTGTAAATAATATCTTCCGATTGGGGTGAAACATTTGTTACATCTTTTACCAAGTCCTCCGATTTATCAATGTGAGGCTCGTCgcttatttcatttattactGACCCGATCGAATTGTCAACAAAATCTTCAGATCCTCTTCTGCTATCGGGGGCTACTTCTTCACGTGAGTTTATTAGCGgaagatttcttttcttagtttcttttttcggTACATTCAATAGTTTAGTAATTCCCATCAAAGATCTAAGATGAATAACGAGAAATTTGTCTACTCTGATAGCCTTACCCTTTCTAAAAACTTGATGTTTTAGTTCCCGAAAATATTCTTCACTTCGAGCCGAACTAGCAACATGTATATTTCTCAACTCTACGAGAGTGGAGTTTTGTTGTTCATTGGGTATCGTTGTCATTACAGCTGTCCATAAAACAAACTGTTtctataatttgaataaagaaGAACCAAAATGAGGGCAATGGTATGGATTTAATCGACCTTGTTTTAAGTTCTCAATGCTACCTGTTTcgatttttttcataattacatTAAGTGCATTGCTCGATAAAGATATCTCGTCAAAAACATCGCAATGTTCCAGCAAATTTGGATCATTGTTTTCGGGATTGTTTGGTATATCGTTAGAAAGATGATAAGAATtcaaacgattcataattctatTGTGAGCAGCGAAACAATGACTTTCTTTATCCTCAATATTTTCATAAGTCGAAAATGCTACTGATAAAACGTCCGTGCATATTTGAATGAACTCGTCAATCTTTGTGCATGTAGTCAAGAAACCGACGCAGCGCAGATGAAAGTCTTTTTTCTCAGGAGATTCATGTTTGAAACAGCTCCAACGGGCAACTAATTTTATCAGATGTGCAATGTCAATGCGAATAAGACATCGAGGATGTTGGACACGCATTGATGATGAGCTGTTATCGAAGACAATACAGTTCTCGATGTATGTTTTAATATCTCTGTTATTGAATGCTAAACAAGTTGCATTCAAAAGTGCAGGTGAGTAATCTATGATTACTTGTTTCGGAATCGATCCTCCGGAACGCAACCACTCTCGCATCCAATACGTTAATGTGTTGGTATCGTGCTTTTCGGAAATCAACTGAAATAAAGGCAAAATCTTCTGGCGATAACCACAAACGTCCTGGTAAAGATAAACGACTCGTTTCGAACCGTCGGGTTTTGGAATCTGTTTTACTAGTCCGCCAGTTGCATCGATACTAATACTACCAATATTATCTTCGTTCTGAAATTTGTTATACAGAAATAGCTGTGTGGGACTCCAATACATCACATAAAAATGATCCAGCCCAATCTCATAAATACAGCCATTAAATTCTTCACCATACTTCATGTCCCACAGTGAAGTAAGAGCCGCTTTAACTTTAAACAATCCCAACTCTTTATCTTGAGTTTCCTCTTTTATTTTACGCGCAACATCTTCCGATGGTAGGTTGGCCGGTGCAACATCTCCAAAATCCATTAATTTATTAGCTCCATTCCGTCGCCAAGCGTAAGTAGATGTACCTTGTAATTCTTTTCCAATGCGCATTCGTCTATCACCACGAACTTGCCGCTTCTTTTCATATACGATCATGCGAGAATCGAAGGtggaaatatataaaatcgGACTATCTTCAGTCGGTTCggttttacaatatatatgAATTTCGGAATTGCATTCCGAGCAACTACCTTTAATTGACAAGAATATCTCGCCAGGATTTcgatttatttttgcattttaaaacGCGAAGGGACAGGGCAATTTCAGATGACTCCATAAAATATCGTATACCGCGTCCGACCAACCAATAACGAGTACGTCGTATTCGCGATCTTTGTATTTTGCGATATTTAATTTCAGACTGTCCCATTCGCTTTTCGACAATGTGATTGATGTTCGCACAGGTGGTAATACGCAATTTGTTTTACCCATCGACCAATTTGGATCGTCTTTCAAATTGTCTGATACCGTTGTATCGAAACTGTCGTCTTTGGCATATTCTAATGTTTCGATTTTATGTATTTGATCAAAaacattatttctatttttcgaCAAATAAAGGTAGATATAATCCTTTGTCATTGTACCTTTTAATGCATGAACCGCTTTTGTCCAAACGTCATTATCCCATGACAAAAGTTTACCTTCATTATCAATAAACCAAAGCTCTTTTAGAGCATCATAAATTTCATTGGGCGATTTCGTCGGCAATCTAGgcatttttatattcttgttGAAACTGATTGAAATGAGACCCCTTTGTTTCTATTCGCTGAAAGCAGAATTTTTCGATTCGCTCAAAGCAGAATGTTTCGATTCGCTCAAAGCTGAATTTTTGATTCGCTCAAAgctgaatttctttttcttatttgtatACAACAGGAATTTgtatacaaaaagaaataaataaataaaattggaGTTATGAAATTACTTGTATGTATTATGCACTCTTCAACGGAATATACTGATATTCGATTGAAGAGAGCGTCGCAAAGTATGAATTCCAACTGACTGCTGTTCGCTATCCGTAACTTGGCCGTCGAAAAAAATGTGCGTCTCATTGGTCGTGCCCCGCCTTTCCTCACACGTCTTATTGGTCAAAGCAGTTACATCTACAGACTAGGCTCGTGTAAGATAAAGTGATCGGCATTGTGTGCGAAGGATCCCTCCTTTTCTCTGCGCCGGCCGAAAAAATGGTGTGACTTTGCCCTACCACCAATTTTCTCGAGCCCAATCATTCACTTGATCAATTGAAATagattaataacaaaactAATCCGATTAACGTCGTGTTTTGGgttattttaatcaaaaaaatatCACAAATGTGTTGATATAAGTTTCATAgcaaataattattgaaataaaaaaaaaatgtttaacacTTTACAGACCGCTCACATAACATGTGTTACACTGTACAACAAATTTTgactttcttttcatttcgtAACTGCCACTATGAAATTGTTATAGATTTTTGCAAGTTGGATACGAATCTGAAATCCGTTTCTGTCTAGGTCGTAGTTTTTGAGAAACGGATTTCAGATTGGTATCTAGCTTGCAAAAATCTATAACAATTTCATAGTGGCGGTTACGAAATCATTTGGCTGTTGCACAGTGTTATTGGCTGTGTGATGATTTCTGTAAACGTTATAGAAGGataacataatacatataattgGCACGTGTCAGGGTCAATGCATTTGGGGCTTTGACCTGCTTTTCAAGGGTATCGAAGGTGTCGATGTTGGAACCCtatgtctgtcatcggactCGGATCCAGCGGTAAGTGATACTCGAACGCGACGAATTCTAACAGTCACGGATGTTTTGTTTATGAATCggcaatttatttctttcttttgtattattttttttgtaattttaagtacaagtatttaattatttgtgtTTGTTTgtattgtttttttatttaaaatgtgtGTGTTCGCATATGTTCAATTATTTCGTGAATTTATataaagtttttttttatgaattcATTAGAAATATTGCCGGCCCCTGGCAAAGTTTCGCTGCGTACATGTGCGGCCACTAAAGCGTTAATATTTTAAAGCGTTAATAGTATTTTTATaggtattaaaaatttacaatcCCAAATTTTCAGGACTATCGATGGGTTTAGTAATCTGAATGGAGCtgggaaaaattattttgtactttttagtCCGTGTTCAAAACATGGTATTGTGGCGACAATGGGAGTTCTGCGTGGGAAACGAGTGTTTCTGGACAGTGTCTTCGGTCGTTCAGGCCGTCGAGTGGAAGGAACCATAAAGCAATTAAACGGTTTCGTTTTGCAGGCTCGACGGTCGCTTGCTGGGCAGCCGAGGAGGTCTCGTTCCCTTTCTGCTCGGAATTTCCTAGAGtcgatattttttcattacattatacatacagggtgttatgtaacgcattttcacgctccTAGGTGGTGGTAGGGgggatgattctgaacaactttttcctttgcgaaaaattgatccgaagcttcctttttgaattattaagcaaaaacactgaccaatccgagcgcgtataacgcgcgggctcaggggcggcagcgtcggctacgaagcggggcttgacgtaggtcgcgaacgaacggctcggcaccccgtttacatagcacaataaaaaaattaaactagttaaacattttttgttgttgttcaaaacgaatacggaatctaatctcttgtcgcctgtcattatgtaaaaaaggaaattttaaacattctaaataacaaataaaatgtttgaaatgaaataatcaatacaaattttaaaacaatttcagtgaaacttacccattcgttcgtaaattCCTATCTGGGTCAATCCTGGGTTATTGTGTCAGTCTTCATCATTTGACGAAGAAACGCGTGTGCAGAACAGCTGATTTCACGGTCGGGCTAGTGAACTTGCCTCgtttattgcacttaggtaCAATAAACGCTTTTGTGTGGTCGTTTCAGTGAAAAAATCGACCCCGAAAGGGACTGCGCGAGTGCGatacctaagtgcaataaacGAGGC includes the following:
- the LOC114881932 gene encoding uncharacterized protein LOC114881932 produces the protein MNGNTFFEWFCTIEPLLKENVGVIMDNAPYHSRELEMRPSSTWRKQQLKEWLVSKGHHVPDTCTRSTLLQTARSVQTEQKYVVDEYAREHNKIIIRLPPYHCELNPIELAWASVKNYVKSRNAEYNMPQVKQPLTERIEGVTSEMWKNCIRHTIGIEQKYIHEYGSLLPRYSGNAYYWQ